The genomic window AATGATATCCAGAGTCACTTGTTAAGACAAAACACATTACCTATGAGGTTTGGTCTCCTTCCAAAGTTTATTTCATGTTCCTCTAATGCACCTTTTAGTTGCATAGAGTGCATTTCAGCAGATTCAGTGTACTTTTGAGAAAGTAATTGGATGTTGTTCACTGACTTCCTCCATCTTAAAAAAACTGTGGCCACTGAACAACAACTAGTAGcaattacaaatgaacagaacACCAATAAGTCATTGACCCATGATGGATACTTGTTCTCTGAGGATTTCTTCCCTTGATGGATGAAAATATGGCTTAAACAAACTAAAGAAGCAAGAAAAGTAATAAAGGATAACATTGTAATTGTTGCCTTCCACAATAGCCCTTCTGGTCTTGCTACAGTGTCTGCGGAAGAATTCCTGTCCATGACGGCTGTCTTCACCTGAGACGAATCATTAAACATTTCTCTGACTGTTCCCTGTTCTTGTGTCACAAATACCTTTAATTTCAGATGTCCAAGCTCCCCAGACTGGTTAATCAGTAATGGAGAAATTGGGGTTAGCATGCTGAGGTCTTGCAGTCGCTTCACAACATATATCAGTTGTATCTTTGTAGGATACTTGCTGATATTGCCACATCTCGATGCAACATCTTGCAAAATGCTTAAAAATGGAGTTATACCAGATCCACCAGCGACTAAAACTAAGCTATCATACCTGCTTCAAGAGATTAATCTTCAATATTTTAATAACCATAAAGTAAACCGGAATTCGTTTTGTTATGATCAATCATACCTTTGGTGGGGGAATGTAGCCGGGCCATAGGGCCCTTCTACTGCAACAGAAAGATTCTTCATATTACCAGATTCTGAATCTGTCATTGAGTTTACCATGTCATAGAGTGCATTAGTCCACTGTCCTTGGCATTTGACTAGAACTGAGAATCTATCATCATCCATATTGGAGCTTGAAATTATGCTGAAAGGATGCCACTGGAATTTTGATATTGCTGCTATCTTTACAAATATCATACTTGTTGGGGTGTACTTCATGCCTATGGTAGAAGAGTGATTATGGATGCCAAAagaaattcaaattgaatttcatACAAAAAGAAGTTTGCACAGCGATGTAGGGATTTGTGTTACAGGCTTACTTGGATGCTTTGGGAGAGTGAGTTCTACTGCTTTGCATGGCAGTATGCGCGCAGAAATAAGACATGTTTCTCTAGTTGACTGTATGACACGTAGAATTTTGTCGAGGGCAAATAGAAGAACACCAGCAATTACCAAATAAAAATGCCCAGCTCCCGCATGCAGCAAGAAGAACAGGATGAAAACAATATACAAGTGGTGCGCTAGGTAGAAAAACTTAAACTGCTTCCTTCTTATTGGAGGAAGTGAAGTTAACCAGATGATCACTCCTGTTACCAAAGCAACTGCACCTGCAATGTACACTCGCCCTGTTCTCTGCCATTTGGTTATCTGTCCTTGAAGGGGACCAAAAATAATTAAAAGCAAATTATGCCATGTAAAGCATGACTTAAAATGTGATAATAAAGGCACATATTTAAAGGGGGAAAATTTTCCTTCTTTTGACGTATTGATCCATGAAGTGTATGTACAAAGTAGGATTTTTAGTGGCTTCATAGTTAACATAGAATCAATTTGGATTCATATAGTTGTATGTGTtcatgaccaaaaaaaaaaaaaaaagaagacaccAAATCACAAACTCAAGTTTAACTAATCATATCTTATCTTGTTTCGTGTGTTTGGACCAGTGCCTTATGTTAGCATTTGGTGTATTACAAGAATTTTGAGGTTTCACAGTCTACAATAGAGTGGTAGTATCACTTGAGCAACAATGGATGAAACAAACTTTCATTTCTTTGGATTTAGCAAAAAAGGGCCTGATATTATTCTATGCAACATTTGGGTTTAAAGAACTTTTGTATGAGCTACTTTGGACTATTTTAGATATGTATGGCATGCAGTAATCGAAAAACCAAATATTGACAGCACTATATTATCATCTTCAAATCATAAATGTCCATTTAATGCATAAATCTCTGCTCACATAATTGCGATTAATGTCATGCTTGAACTCAAATGAGAGATAATTTTTCTCTTATGGCCCACAAAAGGAAAATGAGAAGTTTTAAATTAGTAAGATGGGCTAGACAAGCCTACATGTTACTTTGGAACTCATGATTGCcattgcatttgaattcaaagggCTATCCTGGCTACTGAGAACCAGCTCTCCGTATTCAGCACTACTTACAAAACTACTTAGCAAAGATATAGCATTACTTTAAGGACTCTGCTCTAGCTTCATGTAACTGATGATTGAGTCTCAAGTAGATAAAGGATGAACAGCTTGAATTAATTCACTATGTAAAACCCATACTTGATCTACCTATATCCCCTTTGCTGAAAATCTCAAGTTAAAGCATCTAAAGGTTTTCTATATTGGAAGTCTAGAAGATGAAAATTGCCACCTACCTCCTCTAAAAGACTTCTCTTGACTGCCCATACAGACATGATAGTGACGCCATGTAAAACTGAAAGCAGTATCATGGCATTACCGATCCACACATGGTACCTAACTGAAGCCTCAAACTGAATTCCAGGTATCCTAAATACTGCCATCCCTCTTAGAATTGGCAGAAGCAGAGGGCAAGACATGCCTCACTGAGGGAACCAATCCGAATACCCATGCGCATCATTTTTTGCTGCCACCtgacaaaagaaaagaaggtatAATCATGGAATGAAACAAAGAGTACCACCAAGTGATCCAGTCATCTTCAACCAGTTGTGTATATCATCACATCACCTATTCAACTGCAGAGGTTTGTATGGTGGCATCTTCTTGAAGTCGCCTGAGACATTAGAGTAATAGGTCCATACCAGGAAGAGTACAAACAAAGCTATGAAAAGAAGCTCACCACCTGATAGTATCCCTACAGGACTACTGATAATAAGTGGACTTGAGAAGTGGTCATCCAGGATATTCTCTGCCTGCTCAGATCATTCCATCACTAACACAATAATAGGAAATGTAAATGAGCTCATAGCAATAGCAGCAAGCTGGGAAAGCAAACCTTAGTCTCCCCTTATTAACACACAGGTGCAAGTAGATGTATCCAAGTGTAGCCACAGCTAAAACTGGGAAACAGAAGACCACCACATTGAGACCTGCGCAGAaagttaaaatatacatatattagAACttataaatagatcaaattcaaatataGCTGAACTGTTTTCAACAAGTCTACGTAACATTAGTACCATAGTCACCAAGGATTGTGGCATTTGCCAGGTCCTCCGCTACGTGCCATGATTTCTTCCACAACTGCGTTGGCCTAAGAATCCAGATGCAGATCCAGGCTGAGAGCACCAGAATCATTGCTAGCTTGAGGGAAGAAAGGATGGTGGAATTTGGTGCCATGTTTTCCAAAACCTTGGGAAATTCTTGGGCTGGGATGAGGCAGATGATAGCTGTGTCCTCCCTTTAAGTAGTGTTAACGGAAAGATAGTGATAACCTGTAAGTGCGTTCAAAAGGATAAGAGCTGTgtgcatatttgaggatagtgGCTTTCAATTATGCGCACTTTCCGTGGTTGGCAATGGAGCTCTCGTTATATGCTATGATATATTGGTCATGTTTTCATCATTTGCTaaattattttgatgagatattgcAAGTTGATGGCTGTATGGAGTAATGTAACGCCTCTTATCCTTTTGAAAACGGAACACCTTACAAATATTAACAAAACCCATCACGTCCGCCACATACTATCATCACTAAATCCAGTGCTGGTCAACTGGTTTACTATGGCATAATGCTGTCAAAACAGTGACCGAGAGGCCAGCTGTGTTTGCCTAATTTGGCTCGGCCAAATCTTATCTCCAGGGAAAGGCAGAAAACAATGAAAGTGTGGGTTAATCAATAATATTGATCAAATCTTACATTCTCAAAGAAAGGTGGCGGTACAAGTGGTAATACTAGAAATATAGAAGTAGCAAACTTGTTTTTATATTTGTTTATTCATCTTCACATCAGACTCTATCTCGATAGTCCAACTTTGGTACAGCCAATGCAAGCATAATTTCTCTAAATTGCATTTGGTGCATTG from Elaeis guineensis isolate ETL-2024a chromosome 9, EG11, whole genome shotgun sequence includes these protein-coding regions:
- the LOC105033551 gene encoding LOW QUALITY PROTEIN: ferric reduction oxidase 8, mitochondrial (The sequence of the model RefSeq protein was modified relative to this genomic sequence to represent the inferred CDS: inserted 2 bases in 2 codons), yielding MAPNSTILSSLKLAMILVLSAWICIWILRPTQLWKKSWHVAEDLANATILGDYGLNVVVFCFPVLAVATLGYIYLHLCVNKGRLSRQRISWMTXFSSPLIISSPVGILSGGELLFIALFVLFLVWTYYSNVSGDFKKMPPYKPLQLNRWQQKMMRMGIRIGSLSEACLAXLLLPILRGMAVFRIPGIQFEASVRYHVWIGNAMILLSVLHGVTIMSVWAVKRSLLEEITKWQRTGRVYIAGAVALVTGVIIWLTSLPPIRRKQFKFFYLAHHLYIVFILFFLLHAGAGHFYLVIAGVLLFALDKILRVIQSTRETCLISARILPCKAVELTLPKHPSMKYTPTSMIFVKIAAISKFQWHPFSIISSSNMDDDRFSVLVKCQGQWTNALYDMVNSMTDSESGNMKNLSVAVEGPYGPATFPHQRYDSLVLVAGGSGITPFLSILQDVASRCGNISKYPTKIQLIYVVKRLQDLSMLTPISPLLINQSGELGHLKLKVFVTQEQGTVREMFNDSSQVKTAVMDRNSSADTVARPEGLLWKATITMLSFITFLASLVCLSHIFIHQGKKSSENKYPSWVNDLLVFCSFVIATSCCSVATVFLRWRKSVNNIQLLSQKYTESAEMHSMQLKGALEEHEINFGRRPNLIDILSEWSAEIEESKVGIFVCGPDSMQESVATFCRARLQKSNGGDRKQKCHFNYHSVNFSL